A single genomic interval of Candidatus Bathyarchaeota archaeon harbors:
- a CDS encoding endonuclease III, which produces MTKKRANKILKVLRKEFKLPDWRRKERDPFETLIVTVISQNTNGRNTARAFENLSNKFEITPEALSKADVEEVEEALKVAGLYRNKSKVIKKLSRIVLEDFGGSLNFIFGTSLEQAREKLLGLPGVGSKTADVVLLFSAKKPTLPVDTHVNRVSKRLGLVDGGADYEGVRKRLQLLFDSQDYYAVHMLLILHGRRYCRAKKPLCKKCPVNQLCPFT; this is translated from the coding sequence ATGACCAAGAAAAGGGCAAACAAAATCTTGAAAGTGCTTCGAAAAGAGTTTAAGTTGCCAGACTGGAGGAGAAAGGAGAGAGACCCTTTCGAAACACTAATTGTCACCGTGATTTCGCAGAACACAAACGGCAGAAACACGGCTAGAGCTTTCGAAAACCTTTCGAACAAGTTTGAGATAACTCCCGAAGCCCTTTCGAAGGCTGACGTAGAAGAAGTTGAAGAAGCTCTCAAAGTGGCGGGTTTGTATCGAAACAAATCAAAAGTCATCAAAAAGCTTTCCCGTATCGTTCTGGAAGATTTTGGAGGTTCCCTAAACTTCATCTTTGGGACATCACTCGAACAAGCTCGTGAAAAATTGCTTGGGTTGCCAGGTGTGGGTTCGAAAACCGCTGATGTTGTGCTTCTTTTTAGTGCAAAGAAGCCAACCTTGCCGGTTGATACACACGTAAATAGAGTTTCGAAGAGACTGGGGCTAGTCGATGGGGGAGCCGATTACGAAGGCGTGAGAAAGAGGCTTCAACTACTTTTTGACTCTCAAGACTATTATGCTGTTCACATGTTGTTAATCTTGCATGGAAGAAGATATTGCAGAGCAAAGAAACCATTATGCAAGAAGTGTCCAGTTAATCAGTTGTGCCCGTTTACCTGA
- a CDS encoding peptidylprolyl isomerase, with product MSTKAAAENLINSFAQLFFMPNKVHCVHILVKTEKEANTVLERLKKREKFANIAKEASLCPSGKRGGDIGTFGRGKMVKEFEKAAFALQKGQVSPIVKTKFGYHIIKRLE from the coding sequence TTGTCAACAAAAGCAGCAGCGGAGAACCTTATAAACAGTTTCGCACAATTGTTCTTCATGCCAAACAAAGTTCACTGCGTCCACATCCTTGTAAAAACGGAAAAAGAGGCAAACACGGTTCTAGAACGATTGAAGAAAAGAGAAAAATTCGCAAACATCGCCAAGGAAGCTTCGCTCTGTCCCTCAGGAAAACGTGGCGGAGACATCGGGACCTTCGGCAGAGGAAAGATGGTGAAGGAATTCGAAAAAGCCGCGTTCGCCCTTCAGAAAGGACAAGTTTCGCCTATCGTGAAAACGAAGTTTGGATACCACATAATAAAGAGGCTTGAATAG
- a CDS encoding proteasome assembly chaperone 4 family protein — protein sequence MPRATIVKEEILEKNMRLLAIYIETKNAVLVLLSEAEDQLGTLAASVPPTAELIATPLLSSVLLGDRNTTTARMLAERLANKTGKIGLVSIYLKTISETEANPVLMKLFEKVTTVNKAEQEHREGESVSI from the coding sequence ATGCCTAGAGCAACAATAGTGAAAGAAGAAATCTTAGAGAAGAATATGCGCCTTTTAGCTATTTACATAGAGACGAAAAACGCGGTCTTGGTTTTACTTAGCGAAGCGGAAGACCAGCTAGGCACCTTAGCAGCATCCGTACCCCCCACCGCTGAACTAATTGCTACGCCACTTTTGTCTTCAGTGCTTCTAGGAGACAGAAACACCACAACAGCACGCATGCTAGCAGAACGCCTAGCAAACAAAACTGGCAAAATAGGCCTAGTTTCCATATACCTCAAAACCATAAGCGAAACCGAAGCGAACCCGGTCCTAATGAAGCTTTTCGAAAAAGTCACTACAGTAAACAAAGCAGAACAAGAGCATAGAGAAGGAGAGAGTGTCAGCATATGA